AAAATACATAATTTCATCAAAATGTTCATCAAAGTCAAAGAATGCAGGGTCATATCTGCAGCGTTGTTATACATACTTGGGATGTTTGTCATACATGATGGGCAGGAACTCGTCGACAGGCAGCATCTTGGACAGCGGCTCAGCGTTGAGCAGCTTTTGGGCTCCCTGCAGGGACATGGCATAGGACAGGGTCCAATACGAGTAGTCGGCCACCACCAAATTGCGAACGTTCTCCACCGGCTCCTCCTTTCCAGGGTTCACCTGCTTCCTGCCGAAGTATCTGCAGCAAACGTAAAGCCACaatgagaaaggaaagagggcgagggagaagaaacaaagaaatatttaaaacatcTGGGTCCTGAAATCTGTTGCAGAGTCGCTCTACTTTGTTGCCAAATGGGTCGGAAACCATTTTTAAGGCACTGtctttttttgcagcatttgttCTGCACGTGTGTCCAACCATTGTTTGAGTTCtgttcactgacacacagaaatgctTTCAACGTGGGTCTTAAGTTTTGTGTAAGCATGTCAGCAGGGTTTCAGTGAAAAATCTCCTCTGGATACCTCCATCGCACAAACGCTGACACACAAGTGAGTGATGTGCAGTGCATTCCTTCTGCCCCCCcttcctcaacacacacacacaccagaattTTTCAGGATACTAAACCTCACCGTAACCCCTATTAAAGCACAAACCATCCAAATAAAACATGTCCTTCTTACATGATGTCCCAGtccagctccacctgctccacctcctccatcagtcTGAGGACACGTCGTTTGAAGTTGGCCTGGAAGCGAACGTCGTCCTCAAAGACCAGCACCTTGTCCATCTGCATGTCCACCATCTGAGCAGAAGAGGGACAAACGCTTGTTTCAGAATGACCAAGAGGTGGTGAAGGAATACAGAGaaggaatttaaaaaatggaagagaccctttttttgtcagtttccaAGTTGGCAAAACCTCAACTCGAAACTtatcaaacatcaaacatggaaacaggggaaacagttAGTCTGGCTCAGGGaggtcatttttacactttggctGTTCGGAGTTTGTTAGTCAGCCATGCCAATAAAGactttcatgtatgtgtgtgtgtgtgtgtgtgtgtcttttcaccTCCTTCCAGATGAAGAAGTGGCTGAGGAAGCAGCCCACCTCTCCTTTGGTCAGGGTACGTCCAGAGAACGGGTCGTAGTAGCCTGGCAGGAGGTCGACACCCAGGATCTTGATGTCACTACTGTTCAGTGCactacacacacaagcacacacacacgtatcatATCATATTTCCATAGCTACACAGACAACCTCAAAGCACACTGTCAAGACTTTACTCAAAACGTGATAAGAAATGAGCCACGAATCATGagctggataaaaaaaaatccttacatttctaataataaagaggcaaagacaagaggaggggaggaggcaagagggaggaagagcaaaaagaaaaatcaggaGGATGATTCAGGAGAAACAATAAgggtttaaatgtttttatgttgcaCAAGTAACTGGtgataagaggaaaaaaaatgaaaaaaaaatgtgtgggAGCTTGAACTCAGCTTTGGTGTTTgggttcattttctgttgttttccatcatGAGTTCAGATATTTTCCAATTACCATCATTCAGATTGTGCTTCAAACATTAGGGTGCTATCTGAGAACCCAGTAGAATGAATTAAACATCAGTACATTTCTGCACTCACCAACCATTCTCAGATCTGCCTTTTCTGTCACTATCTGCTTTTCAGTactgatttttctctttctcagagaaaaccagaaacacagaaatcacaCCAGCTGAGCGCTGGCACCACGTCGACTCATTCCCTGAGAGCGTACTCACTTTCCATCCACGGCGTCCACCACCTTGACGTCAACCTCCAGCTCATTCAGAGAGAACAGCATCCGCTCTCTACGATCAGGGCGCCGTCGCAGATTAATCAGGTATatctgtggagaggaggacaaatGTTATTTAAGTGCACGACAATCCCATTAACTCCCATTTAAAGTCCATTTAAAGTCCCATTAACTCCCATTTAAAGTCCTTCCACGTAATGATATTCTgatgaaactgatgaaaaaagcctttaaaaaagttgatttccttcatttccttATTTCACAGCCCTTTGtgttcaaaatgtaattaaaagcaGATGCCTGGACAGCCGAGGCACAAACAGGCAGAACACCAGATGTTTGATTAATACCATTCAAGAATCAGGGTAAATATATAACAAAAGACTGTGTTATAAACAATAAGTTGAGACGTTAGGGTACAGCAAAAAATCAACACAGACATGGCCGTGTGTctaaaacagagctaacagcaaATCAACAGGTCGTCTCTTACCTCATCGAAGCCCATGAGGTCTCTCTGTTTGGGGAACATGTGGACGTAGCGTGAGGGGTGCATTGGAGGACCGTCGACTGTTTGACACAAGGGGACACAAGTTAGAGCCAACACAACATGAtaaatgctgtttgttgctttttatacatttccgttatctctctgtgtgttcttaCTCATGGACTCAAGGTGGACATGGACAAAGTTGAGGGCATCATCTTCCAAGGTGTGGTGAGGTTTGGCCGGGACGTTCAGGTAGCCGTAGCGCTCCTTGTTACACAGGTACATCTGTATCTCTGAGCAGCATCAAAAATGAACAGATCAGTTCACATGGATGAGATATTAGAGTGAGCCCAATTACTTGTCTTTTTCTCCCCGTTTTAAGTGGACATGATTACAAAAAGGCAACCGCAAAAAGGGCGCCAACGAACCCGCGGCCCGGCAGGAGAAGGCGAACACGATGATGTCGTCGTAGGGCCACGAGTAGTCCTCGTGAGGAGGGAAGAAGGCCAGCTTCTTCATGCCTTCCTTCCTCAAATCCAGCAGCATGGTGGAGTGGACCATGGGCACTGGGAAGCAGCCCAGCCTGTGGCGGTGGCGAGTGGGGAAATACTCTGCTGTTCGCCGATAGTACCCCTGAGTGTGTCGGGACAAAATAGTAGACACAGAAATAATGGAatgatatttattttaaaacatatatttCTAAGTTGGAATCCATGCACGCATCAGATACACTGGAGTAAACTTGATGTAAGGAGGTTATTTTCTAGCCATCTTTGTATACAACTCAACAGTAACGACTGACTTCTCCTCCACGCAGCTTTCAGAGTTCATGCTCACCTGCGGAGTGATGCCGCACCAGTAGTTGGAGTACGCCCCCTGAGAATCGAGCATGGGAGCGATGACCGACTTGTTCTCCGCTATGAGCAGGTTGAGCGTGTCTGGGTTGGTGAGGATGTTGTCTGTGTCAGCGTACTGAAGCAGCGAGACACACGGggacaaaggagagagagaaacaggagagtGACTGCGGCGTCATGTCCCGGCAACAGCCGGTgccagaactttttttttttttctctcttggaCGAAACGACAGCAGCAAAGACGGAACAAATCTCATCGGATAAATCAAGAGACGGGGGCCTGGTCTGAATCAGACGCTGCTGTCACATGAAAGATTGTTTTATTATGTACCAGGATGTAATCGGCCCAGCGTTTCCTGGCAAAGTTGAGCGCTGcctgcttcagcttcatcacGTACTCATATCTGCTGTTGGGCCAATGCTTGGGACCCAACTCTCCTGCATAGGACCTGTGACAGAGAGATGCAATAGACACATATCAGATTATTACTGCACTGTTTTACCCAAATACATTCTGTAAAATTAGCAGAGATCAGTCAGACTGTCTAATTGACATGCACAAATCATTTCCACTAATGGCCTCTTCAGTTCACATAGATGTCCGCACAGAGTTACTCGGGGCAAGCAGAGGCACGCTGCATCATTCCTCATTATGCAAAGTGAAAGTGAGCGCTATCTGTAGGCTGTACAGTGGCTCCACCATGACTAACAGGTGTGCCAGAGAGGTCTGCTAATAAACTTACACGGTGCATCGGACCAAAAGAGTGAGAGCGAGTGGGCGGGATCGGTGCTAAAAGTGCAGTTTTGGACCATTTGTTCATGTATTTGGTCACCCCCGGTTGATTAATTCAGCTTTCCGCCAACTGAATGACACAAGAGATGTCTGACTGTGATcctgatgaaaataaaagagatAAAGTAGGcttgcttctttcttttccttcatatGAATGTTTCCTGGGTCAGATTTGAGAAGGTCAGaagcacaaaacacattaaatatatttggacTTACGAGGGCTGCTCCATCGGCCTCCATTCAACGTAATGGTAAAACTTCTGCATGACAGTGAGCCACTCTTTCAGAATGGCCGTGGTGTTGTCTGAGTTGTGATCCGTGGCTGCCCTGAGGAGCACAGAGAAAGCAGAGTGTAAGATAAATGCTGGGAGAAGATCAGACTTACGACACGGACGTGTTTGAAACGCTGGTTCaatggagggaaaatgaattTCAACAAAATATTACAGACGTAcaaataatcttaaaaattaAGAAGACGATCGACATTTTGAAGAGCATCACTGAATTTGAAGAGGCGCTGTTTACTGGGGTGTCACACTGACTCATTCCTGGCACCTGTTAGTAACTTACTAACCATGCAAAATCAAAAGTGTCATTTCTACAGTGACAGTAACCTTGCTTCCACTTCAGAGCTGGAATATCGCCTCCGGTGAACTTTTACTTGGTAGGAAGCAACTTGGTATAGTCCCTCAATCAAGATACA
The Chelmon rostratus isolate fCheRos1 chromosome 19, fCheRos1.pri, whole genome shotgun sequence DNA segment above includes these coding regions:
- the cercam gene encoding procollagen galactosyltransferase 2; translation: MLFHFLLFGALVFQAEGYFSEERYPEESKMQPPTVVVAIIARNTDHSLPYYLGALERLNYPKDRISVWAATDHNSDNTTAILKEWLTVMQKFYHYVEWRPMEQPSSYAGELGPKHWPNSRYEYVMKLKQAALNFARKRWADYILYADTDNILTNPDTLNLLIAENKSVIAPMLDSQGAYSNYWCGITPQGYYRRTAEYFPTRHRHRLGCFPVPMVHSTMLLDLRKEGMKKLAFFPPHEDYSWPYDDIIVFAFSCRAAEIQMYLCNKERYGYLNVPAKPHHTLEDDALNFVHVHLESMIDGPPMHPSRYVHMFPKQRDLMGFDEIYLINLRRRPDRRERMLFSLNELEVDVKVVDAVDGNALNSSDIKILGVDLLPGYYDPFSGRTLTKGEVGCFLSHFFIWKEMVDMQMDKVLVFEDDVRFQANFKRRVLRLMEEVEQVELDWDIIYFGRKQVNPGKEEPVENVRNLVVADYSYWTLSYAMSLQGAQKLLNAEPLSKMLPVDEFLPIMYDKHPNEDYKSHFLNRNLQAFSTRPLLVQPCHYAGDPQWVSDTETSTLWDDDSVRTDWRGSHKTLKGSAPSPDMLSGAYRDEL